The following coding sequences lie in one Sedimentibacter sp. MB35-C1 genomic window:
- a CDS encoding uracil-xanthine permease family protein: MKNNNTTANKSLFNLDSNPGLSSAMPMSLQHLLAMIVGNVLPALVLAGAVGFSPSQQIQLVQASMFIAAIGTLIQTFPMFGIGSKLPVIIGVSFAYIPTILAIGGEYGIGAVLGAQMIGGFTAFLVGVFIKKIRRFFPPMVAGTVVFTIGLSLYRVAVNYMAGGFQSTDPRYGGLVYWGIALLTLAVVLLCNMFGKGYIKLAAILMGIVVGYIASLIAGIVSFDSIYSADWFNLPAIMPYKLEFPVAAVISMAVMFVVNSVQAVGDLSGTTVGGMDREATDEELSGGIKANGVTSIIGSLIGALPTATYSQNVGIVAMTKVVSLKVFRITALMILFAGFIPKFGAVMTSIPQCVIGGATISVFAQITMTGMKLIVQDEMSVRNTTIVGLGIALGMGITQIPSEGLQYLPSWFKMVFASSPVVLATVVVFMLNLLLPKKTIAEEKAEREAMEKK; the protein is encoded by the coding sequence ATGAAAAATAACAATACAACTGCTAACAAATCATTGTTCAATCTTGACAGTAACCCAGGATTGAGTTCGGCAATGCCAATGTCGTTGCAGCACTTGCTTGCAATGATAGTAGGTAATGTACTGCCTGCATTGGTGTTGGCGGGGGCTGTAGGATTTAGTCCGAGCCAGCAGATTCAGCTGGTGCAGGCAAGTATGTTCATTGCAGCAATAGGAACACTTATTCAAACCTTCCCTATGTTTGGAATAGGGTCCAAGCTTCCGGTTATTATTGGAGTTAGCTTTGCATATATACCTACAATATTGGCTATAGGCGGAGAATATGGAATAGGTGCTGTATTGGGAGCACAGATGATAGGTGGTTTTACAGCTTTCTTGGTAGGTGTATTTATTAAGAAAATCAGAAGATTTTTTCCTCCCATGGTAGCAGGAACAGTGGTGTTTACTATAGGGTTGTCTTTATACAGAGTTGCTGTTAACTATATGGCAGGAGGATTTCAATCTACGGATCCAAGATATGGAGGATTAGTATATTGGGGAATTGCTTTATTAACACTTGCTGTGGTTTTATTGTGTAACATGTTTGGAAAAGGATATATAAAGTTAGCTGCAATATTAATGGGTATTGTTGTAGGATATATAGCAAGCTTAATTGCAGGAATAGTATCATTTGATTCAATATATTCGGCAGATTGGTTTAATCTTCCTGCTATAATGCCGTACAAATTGGAATTTCCGGTTGCTGCGGTCATAAGTATGGCGGTGATGTTTGTAGTGAATTCAGTGCAGGCTGTTGGAGATTTATCTGGTACAACAGTTGGTGGGATGGACAGAGAAGCTACAGATGAAGAGCTTTCAGGCGGTATTAAGGCAAACGGAGTAACAAGCATTATAGGTTCTTTAATAGGGGCTCTTCCTACGGCTACATACAGTCAAAATGTTGGGATAGTAGCAATGACCAAGGTTGTAAGCCTTAAAGTATTCAGAATTACTGCTCTCATGATACTGTTCGCAGGATTCATACCGAAATTTGGTGCTGTTATGACTTCAATACCTCAGTGTGTAATCGGAGGTGCAACTATTTCTGTTTTTGCTCAAATTACCATGACTGGTATGAAGTTAATAGTTCAGGACGAAATGTCTGTAAGAAATACAACTATTGTAGGCCTTGGTATTGCACTTGGCATGGGTATAACTCAAATACCTAGTGAGGGACTTCAATATCTGCCGTCATGGTTTAAAATGGTATTTGCAAGCTCCCCGGTTGTTTTAGCAACAGTTGTAGTATTTATGTTAAATCTTTTATTACCTAAAAAGACCATAGCAGAAGAAAAAGCAGAGCGTGAAGCTATGGAAAAGAAATAG
- the hydA gene encoding dihydropyrimidinase, translated as MNLLIKNGLIRNNSEGYEADILIENGTIKTIGKSLDNKNNYKEIDVSGKLVIPGGVDVHTHMDLDLGNYRAVDDFNSGTTAAAFGGTTTIIDHIAFGPEGSNLHYMINEYHKLAKEKSLIDYSFHGVFQHVDENILNEVRELTDEGISSFKIYMTYSHMLSDKEILMVLSKAKETGAVIAVHAENDGAIQYLRSYYGRLEKTKPIYHAVTRPDFTEAEAINRMIYLSEIAGYPHLYFVHVSTKKGLNEIISARRRGVKNIYCETCTQYLILTEECYRKENNEGLKYIMSPPLRKQDDVEALWMGIENNDVDVIATDHCPFLFNQKLDGKADFRIAPGGVPGVEERMEIVLTEGIKRGISINTLIDKLCTNPSVIFGLYPKKGSLQIGADADIIILKKEKQKISQKNRHGASDYCAYEGFEIDYVVETTIQRGNIIVENEKLKIQECTGKFIQRINKKGKED; from the coding sequence TTGAATCTATTAATAAAAAACGGATTAATAAGGAACAACAGTGAAGGTTATGAAGCCGATATACTGATTGAAAACGGTACAATAAAAACAATAGGAAAAAGTTTAGATAATAAGAATAATTATAAAGAAATAGATGTATCCGGAAAATTAGTAATTCCAGGAGGAGTCGATGTTCATACTCATATGGATCTGGATTTAGGAAATTACAGGGCTGTCGATGATTTTAACTCAGGCACGACAGCTGCGGCTTTTGGAGGTACAACAACGATTATAGATCATATTGCTTTTGGGCCCGAAGGTTCTAATTTGCATTATATGATTAACGAATATCACAAGCTTGCAAAAGAAAAATCATTAATTGATTACAGTTTTCACGGCGTTTTTCAGCATGTTGATGAAAACATTTTAAACGAAGTGCGGGAGCTTACTGATGAGGGAATTTCAAGCTTTAAAATATATATGACATACAGCCATATGCTAAGCGACAAAGAAATATTAATGGTTTTGTCTAAGGCAAAAGAAACTGGCGCTGTAATTGCAGTACATGCGGAAAACGACGGAGCTATACAATATTTAAGATCATACTACGGCAGACTGGAAAAAACAAAACCGATTTACCATGCTGTTACCAGGCCTGATTTTACTGAAGCAGAGGCTATTAACAGGATGATATACTTAAGTGAGATTGCAGGGTATCCGCACCTGTATTTTGTACATGTATCTACAAAAAAAGGTCTTAATGAAATTATTTCAGCAAGAAGAAGAGGAGTAAAAAACATATATTGTGAAACATGCACGCAATATTTAATTTTGACAGAAGAATGCTACAGAAAAGAAAACAATGAAGGTTTAAAATATATAATGTCACCTCCATTGAGAAAACAGGATGATGTTGAGGCTTTATGGATGGGAATAGAGAATAACGATGTAGATGTTATAGCGACAGATCATTGTCCATTTTTGTTTAATCAGAAACTAGATGGAAAAGCTGACTTCAGAATTGCTCCGGGAGGAGTACCGGGAGTCGAAGAAAGAATGGAAATTGTGCTGACGGAAGGAATAAAAAGAGGTATATCGATTAATACACTTATCGATAAACTTTGTACTAATCCATCGGTAATTTTTGGATTATACCCTAAAAAAGGCAGCCTGCAAATAGGGGCTGATGCCGATATCATAATTTTAAAAAAAGAAAAGCAAAAAATAAGTCAGAAAAACAGGCATGGTGCATCTGATTACTGTGCATATGAAGGCTTTGAAATAGATTATGTTGTGGAAACAACAATACAGAGGGGAAATATTATCGTCGAAAATGAAAAGTTGAAGATACAGGAATGTACCGGTAAATTTATTCAGAGAATAAATAAAAAAGGAAAGGAAGACTAA